A window of Gallaecimonas kandeliae genomic DNA:
CCCAGGCCCTGCACAGCTACTTCCCGGTGGCGGACATCAAGCAAGTGCGGGTGCAAGGGTTGGAAGGTGCCGACTACCTGGAATTCGGCCAGGGCCTCCTCCCCCAGCAAGGGGAGGTGGTCATCGACAGGGAAGTGGACCGCCAATACCTGACCGCCAACCCCGTCCAGCGCATCGACACGGGCGACGGCGTCATCGAAGTCAAACGGGAGGGCAGCGCCAGCCTGGTGCTCTGGAACCCCTGGGTGGACAAGGCCAAGGCCCTGGGCCAGTTCCCCGACGACGGCTACCAGGCCATGCTCTGCCTGGAAGCGGCCAATGTGCGGGAAGACGCCGTCACCCTGGCCCCTGGCCAGCAACATAGCCTGGTGACGGAGATCAGCTGGGCGAACCTAGAAGGCTGAGCACTGCTCAGGCGCAGGTGAGCGCCCGCACACAGGAAGTGCGGGCCGGAATGTGGCCCCATGGATGGGTGAGGGCCGAAGCGAAGACGCCGCCTTCGCGCATCTTCACGCGAGCCTCTGGATGGGCGAGCCGGGCTGGGTGCCAGGGAAGGCTCCCAACCCAGGCCCAACTCGAAGCAACGGTACGCCTGCAGCATGGCTTATCGTTTGCCGGTTCCCGCACCGGCGGGCGTGATACTTTGTTTTCGCACAAAGTATCCAAAGGCACCGCCCCGACGTTTCGCGATGTCCTTACCTCTGGTCGCTTGCCGCTGACCGCTACGTACGGTTCCCGACGCGTCCTCCGCTCGCTCGGCGTCCTGCCTCGCGTCAGCTCACGCTCCCGGCGGTAAGGCGCTCCACTTAAAAGGGCTCCAAAAGCCCCTTCCTCAACTTGCGCCTTTATCACCTCTAGCCTCCAGCTTCGACCAGCATGGATTTGCGAAAAACTACTGCTGAAGCGCCTTTATCTCGGCTCTGGTTGGCTCGGCACCATCGCCAAATCCAAACAAAAAACCCCGCCTGGGCGGGGTTTTTCAATGCACCGGGCTTAGGAGTTGGTGCCCTGCTCGGCCTTCTTGGCTGCCTTGGCTTTCTTGGCGGCCTTCTTGTGGTGATGCTTCTTCACCTTCTTGACCTGGGGCTTGTGCTTGTTGGCCTTGTTCTCGGCCTTGGTGGCAGCGGTGTGCTCGGCCTTTTTCATCTGCTGGCTGGCGGCCGGCTTGGCGGGGGTCTGGACACTGGTGTCGGCGGCCAGGGCAGCGATGCTGTTGAAGGCGAAGGCGGCAGCCAGGCCCAGGGGAAGCAGTTTCTTCATGATACAAACCTCGATTGTGGGTAGGAGCCGGGCTCCAACGGTTCCCATTCTAGGGGGTCTGGGTGCCCGCTTCCGTTAGCCCCTGGTGACGGTTTGTATCCAAATGTACAGGCAGGGCCAGGCGGAAGCGGGCCCCCTTGGGGCTTGGCAGCAGCATCACCTCGCCGCCGTGGGCCAGGGCTATGCTGCGCACTATGGCCAGGCCCAGGCCTATGCCGCCGGTGCGCCTGTCGCGGCTCTGGTCGAGGCGCACGAAGGGCTCGAAGATGCGTTCGGCCTGGTCGGCGGCGATACCGGGGCCGTCGTCGCTGACGGTCAGCAACAGCTGGCCGCCGGCCTCCTCGACGCGGACCCGCACCTCGCTGGCGCAGTGGCGCAGGGCGTTGGCCACCAGGTTGTCCATGGCCCGCTCCAGCAGCCGCAGATCTCCCTGCCAATAAAGGGGGGCGCTGGGCTCCTCGAGCAGCAG
This region includes:
- a CDS encoding acid-shock protein, with amino-acid sequence MKKLLPLGLAAAFAFNSIAALAADTSVQTPAKPAASQQMKKAEHTAATKAENKANKHKPQVKKVKKHHHKKAAKKAKAAKKAEQGTNS